One Bradyrhizobium sp. CCGB12 genomic window carries:
- a CDS encoding carbohydrate ABC transporter permease has translation MVQLSPTNVLPRRTTRLRGRMLPYLLSLPALLVCIAILVPFVTAAVYSLQRYRLNLPYLRGFIGVDNYIDFISDPAFWNTLRISLTYTALTVVLELLLGLGIALLLRRPTRFHNAVSIALLLPLMTAPAIAALMWKLMTNPSFGILSYLVSLLGVHDFKWASDPSTALFTVVLVDVWVYTPFIMILLLAGLRSLPRQPFEAAALDGVPASFVFFRITLPMLAPYIITASLFRLLDSIQQFDIIYAMTQGGPGDRLMVFQVQAYLEFFQYTNVGRSAALLMILWLITNILSNIFIKNWLRLRARAHGHA, from the coding sequence ATGGTCCAATTGTCCCCGACGAATGTGCTCCCGCGCCGCACCACGCGGCTGCGCGGGCGCATGCTGCCCTACTTGCTCAGCCTGCCTGCTCTGTTGGTGTGCATCGCCATCCTCGTCCCCTTCGTGACGGCGGCCGTCTATTCGCTTCAGCGCTACCGGTTGAACCTGCCCTACCTTCGCGGCTTCATCGGGGTCGATAACTACATCGACTTTATTTCCGATCCCGCCTTCTGGAACACGCTTCGCATCTCGCTCACCTATACCGCGTTGACGGTGGTGCTCGAGCTGCTGCTCGGTCTCGGCATTGCCCTGTTGCTGCGGCGCCCGACGCGCTTTCACAACGCCGTATCGATCGCGCTGCTGCTGCCACTGATGACGGCGCCCGCAATCGCGGCGCTGATGTGGAAGCTCATGACCAATCCGAGCTTCGGTATCCTGTCCTATCTCGTAAGCCTGCTCGGCGTGCATGACTTCAAATGGGCGTCCGATCCCTCGACCGCACTGTTCACGGTCGTGCTGGTCGATGTCTGGGTCTACACGCCCTTCATCATGATTCTGCTTCTGGCGGGCTTGCGCTCGTTACCGCGGCAGCCGTTCGAGGCGGCGGCGCTCGACGGGGTGCCGGCAAGCTTCGTGTTCTTCCGCATCACGCTGCCGATGCTCGCGCCCTACATCATCACTGCCTCGCTGTTTCGCCTGCTGGATTCGATCCAGCAGTTCGACATCATCTATGCGATGACGCAGGGCGGCCCCGGCGACCGGCTGATGGTGTTCCAGGTCCAGGCCTATCTCGAATTCTTCCAATACACCAATGTCGGACGTTCGGCGGCGCTGCTGATGATCTTGTGGCTGATCACCAATATCCTGTCGAATATCTTCATCAAGAACTGGCTGCGGCTGCGGGCGCGCGCCCACGGCCACGCGTGA
- a CDS encoding extracellular solute-binding protein, whose product MYDREKNLFDSYAAKRISRRDLLDGAAKLGIAGVAANSAYVSAMSRAMAADFNWKAYSGKTVKLLLNKHPYVDAMIGDIEAFKTLTGMNLAYDIFPEDVYFDKVTAALSSKSDQYDAFMTGAYMTWTYGPAGWIEDLNAYIKDPAKTNPAFAWDDVLPGLRSSTAWDGVAGSELGSGKAKQWCIPWGYELNNITYNRNIFDKVGVKPPKNLDEMLEVAAKITKDAGGPYGVGVRGSRSWATIHPGFLSAYSNFGQKDFVMEGGKLKAAMNTKASKEFHEKWVKMIQTSGPKNWSTYTWYQVGTDLGAGASGMIFDADILGYFMNGGENKERGHLGYAPFAANPAAKAPTPNVWIWSLALSSFSKQKDAAWLFMQWAASTEHDLFGARKMDFVNPVRASVWKDSEFRDRIAKSYPGYLEQHDMSSPGAKIYFTAQPLFFDLTTEWAASLQKMVAKEVSVDEGLDKLADSINRQLKQAGLG is encoded by the coding sequence ATGTACGATCGCGAGAAGAATCTGTTCGATTCCTACGCTGCCAAGCGCATCAGCCGGCGTGATCTGCTGGACGGTGCCGCAAAGCTCGGCATTGCCGGCGTTGCCGCCAATTCCGCCTACGTTTCCGCGATGTCGCGGGCCATGGCAGCGGACTTCAACTGGAAGGCCTATAGCGGCAAGACCGTCAAGCTGCTGTTGAACAAGCATCCCTACGTCGATGCGATGATCGGCGATATCGAAGCCTTCAAGACGCTTACGGGGATGAACCTCGCCTATGATATTTTCCCGGAGGACGTCTATTTCGACAAGGTCACGGCGGCGCTGTCCTCGAAGTCGGACCAGTACGACGCCTTCATGACCGGCGCCTACATGACCTGGACCTACGGTCCGGCCGGCTGGATCGAGGACCTCAACGCCTACATCAAGGACCCCGCGAAGACCAATCCGGCCTTTGCTTGGGACGACGTTCTGCCCGGTCTTCGTTCGTCAACGGCGTGGGATGGCGTGGCAGGCTCCGAGCTCGGCTCGGGCAAGGCCAAGCAATGGTGCATCCCGTGGGGCTATGAACTCAACAACATCACCTACAACCGCAACATCTTCGACAAGGTCGGCGTCAAGCCGCCGAAGAACCTTGACGAGATGCTCGAGGTTGCCGCGAAGATCACCAAGGATGCAGGCGGGCCTTATGGCGTCGGCGTTCGCGGCTCGCGCTCCTGGGCGACGATTCATCCCGGTTTCCTGTCGGCCTATTCGAATTTCGGCCAGAAGGATTTCGTGATGGAGGGCGGCAAGCTGAAGGCCGCCATGAACACCAAGGCCTCCAAGGAGTTCCACGAGAAATGGGTCAAGATGATCCAGACCTCGGGGCCGAAGAACTGGTCGACCTACACCTGGTACCAGGTCGGCACGGACCTCGGCGCCGGCGCCTCCGGCATGATCTTCGACGCCGACATTCTCGGCTACTTCATGAACGGCGGCGAGAACAAGGAAAGGGGCCATCTCGGCTACGCGCCCTTTGCCGCAAATCCGGCCGCCAAGGCGCCGACGCCGAACGTCTGGATCTGGTCGCTCGCGCTCTCCAGCTTCTCCAAGCAGAAGGACGCGGCCTGGCTGTTCATGCAGTGGGCAGCTTCGACCGAGCACGATCTGTTCGGGGCCCGCAAGATGGATTTCGTCAATCCGGTGCGCGCTTCGGTTTGGAAGGACAGCGAATTCCGCGATCGTATCGCGAAGTCCTATCCGGGCTATCTCGAACAGCATGATATGTCGTCGCCGGGTGCCAAGATCTACTTCACCGCCCAGCCCCTGTTCTTCGACCTGACGACGGAATGGGCCGCTTCCCTCCAGAAGATGGTGGCCAAGGAGGTCAGCGTCGATGAGGGGCTCGACAAGCTTGCCGACAGCATCAACCGTCAGCTTAAGCAGGCAGGTCTTGGTTGA
- a CDS encoding carbohydrate ABC transporter permease produces MDHSSRTGRIFRGVALTLVLIFFMFPIFWIFLMSFQSNEQILRIPPHILFEPTLANYQALISGQLRTAAGNLEISFMRNLVNSFALSSAAVVLALLLGVPAAYAFARFKFRLGETIAFTLLSFRFAPPLLVLLPLSLYYQQIGLNDTYFGIVWVYQLIALPLILWIVRGYFEDISPDIEHAYRLAGHTWREAFTRIAVPLAGPGIAAAGLLSFIFCWNNFVFALILASADKQPVTVGALAFVTASGIQYGQIAAAIVLSVTPTLLLALYAQRYLVEGLSLGAVKG; encoded by the coding sequence ATGGATCATTCCAGTCGCACGGGTCGCATCTTCCGCGGCGTGGCGCTCACGCTCGTGCTCATCTTCTTCATGTTTCCGATTTTCTGGATCTTCCTGATGTCGTTCCAGAGCAACGAGCAGATCCTGCGGATTCCGCCGCACATTCTGTTCGAGCCGACGCTCGCCAATTACCAGGCGCTGATCTCGGGACAGCTCCGGACCGCCGCCGGCAATCTCGAGATATCCTTCATGCGCAACCTCGTGAACAGCTTCGCGCTGTCGAGCGCCGCCGTGGTTCTGGCCTTGTTGCTCGGTGTGCCCGCGGCCTACGCCTTCGCGCGGTTCAAGTTTCGGCTCGGCGAGACCATCGCATTCACGCTGTTGTCGTTTCGCTTTGCTCCGCCGCTGCTGGTGCTGCTGCCGCTGTCGCTCTACTATCAGCAGATCGGCCTCAACGACACGTATTTTGGCATTGTCTGGGTCTACCAGCTCATCGCGCTGCCGCTGATCCTGTGGATCGTGCGCGGCTATTTCGAGGACATCAGCCCCGACATCGAGCATGCCTATCGTCTCGCCGGCCATACCTGGCGCGAGGCGTTCACCCGGATTGCAGTGCCGCTCGCCGGCCCCGGTATCGCAGCGGCGGGTTTGCTCTCCTTCATCTTCTGCTGGAACAACTTCGTATTCGCTCTGATCCTGGCCTCGGCCGACAAGCAACCGGTTACGGTGGGCGCGCTGGCATTCGTCACCGCGTCCGGCATTCAGTACGGCCAGATCGCGGCGGCGATCGTGCTCTCCGTCACGCCGACCCTGCTGCTCGCGCTCTACGCGCAGCGCTACCTGGTCGAAGGCTTGTCGCTCGGCGCGGTGAAGGGCTGA